A section of the Paenibacillus aurantius genome encodes:
- a CDS encoding spore germination protein, whose translation MPFQINIANFKINGISRNGNIDVGANVQNSHTANTKMVGANFSVGDFSPAFSAMSNAVLDPDISDQDQIANPSAPLANQL comes from the coding sequence ATGCCTTTTCAAATCAACATCGCCAATTTCAAAATAAACGGCATCTCCAGAAACGGAAACATCGACGTGGGCGCCAACGTCCAGAACAGCCATACGGCCAATACCAAAATGGTAGGGGCCAACTTCTCCGTGGGCGATTTCTCGCCGGCCTTCTCCGCTATGAGCAATGCTGTGCTCGATCCGGATATAAGCGATCAGGATCAAATCGCGAATCCGTCGGCCCCGCTTGCGAATCAGCTGTAA
- a CDS encoding spore germination protein: MASIVNIFCMKINSISNNGSVNIGESVHSDHTANTKSQGVNSSYGDGSPAESAMKNVFVDPDFNDMGDILDPTNANVVQS, translated from the coding sequence ATGGCGTCCATCGTGAATATTTTCTGTATGAAGATCAACAGCATCTCGAATAACGGCTCCGTCAACATCGGGGAATCGGTTCACAGCGACCATACCGCCAACACCAAGTCCCAAGGGGTCAACTCCTCCTACGGGGACGGCTCTCCGGCCGAATCCGCCATGAAGAATGTGTTTGTCGATCCGGACTTCAACGACATGGGGGATATTCTCGACCCGACCAATGCCAACGTAGTGCAATCCTAA
- a CDS encoding class I SAM-dependent methyltransferase, producing MQNEQSSINEKAWNCSPYEAWLSRYGTPAEAAERIKADPLARLSGLYEHLGSVEGRKAVNLLGSHGSKAVALALLGAQVTVVDIASENARYAGELAEAAGVSVRYLVSDVTQLPEEELDGSYDMAFMEFGILHYFTDLTPLMNTVYRLLHPGGRLVLQDFHPFTTKLISSKGTRHTTRKHKVTGDYFDEGLTEVEVPYLKFLPEDKQEDLPKTLLRRWTLGEIVTSCAQAGLVIRLLLEEPNKSSDVYDKGIPKTFTLVADRP from the coding sequence ATGCAGAACGAACAGAGCAGCATTAACGAAAAAGCCTGGAACTGCAGCCCGTACGAGGCTTGGCTCAGCCGGTACGGCACACCGGCCGAGGCGGCGGAAAGGATCAAGGCGGATCCCTTGGCCCGGCTGTCGGGCCTCTATGAGCATCTTGGCAGCGTCGAAGGCAGGAAAGCCGTCAACCTGCTCGGCTCCCACGGCAGCAAGGCCGTCGCCCTCGCTCTTCTCGGGGCTCAGGTCACCGTAGTGGACATCGCCTCCGAGAACGCGCGGTATGCCGGGGAGCTGGCGGAGGCGGCCGGGGTTTCCGTGCGGTATCTCGTGTCGGACGTCACGCAGCTGCCGGAAGAGGAGCTGGACGGATCGTACGATATGGCGTTTATGGAATTCGGCATTCTTCATTATTTCACGGATTTGACCCCGTTGATGAATACCGTCTACCGGCTGCTCCATCCCGGAGGACGCCTGGTGCTCCAGGACTTCCATCCGTTCACGACCAAGCTCATCTCCTCCAAAGGAACGCGCCACACGACGCGCAAACACAAGGTGACGGGGGATTATTTCGATGAGGGGCTGACCGAGGTGGAGGTGCCCTATCTGAAGTTCCTGCCCGAGGACAAGCAGGAGGATCTTCCCAAAACCCTCCTGAGACGCTGGACGCTCGGGGAGATCGTCACGTCCTGCGCGCAGGCCGGGTTGGTCATCCGGCTCTTGCTGGAGGAGCCCAACAAGTCCTCCGATGTGTACGACAAAGGGATCCCCAAAACCTTTACGCTAGTGGCTGATCGTCCGTAG
- a CDS encoding helix-turn-helix transcriptional regulator, which produces MTKAQLLYNLLMYVNAKRRFTAQDVAYEFGVSVRTAHRYLADLGEMGVPLYTEPGRGGGYRVLDNRTLPPVLFDEEEAFAIFFAFQALTYYHSHPFDIHVGSVSRKLYAGLPEETKRKVDRLDSVLAFWSQKRTVPSPFLKEILEAASEQQLILMKYESKSVNTVREVAPLGIYATNGFWYMPAYDRAYGEIRLFRTDRMVSVERTQQPFPPQMPLPDWLERHTRQTPEAPVRLYVELTREGLRQCRSQPWLEPYIVAVTPEQGYVEMEIDRKEWEFVTQYFFRLGTSVKVMEPREMADHIRKQAHELVLHYAASDGTPPR; this is translated from the coding sequence GTGACCAAAGCCCAGCTGCTGTATAACCTGCTTATGTATGTCAATGCCAAGCGCCGCTTTACCGCTCAGGACGTTGCGTATGAATTCGGCGTATCCGTCCGAACCGCCCATCGGTATCTGGCCGACCTCGGCGAGATGGGCGTTCCGCTTTATACGGAGCCAGGCCGGGGCGGCGGTTACCGGGTGCTGGACAACCGGACGCTGCCGCCGGTCCTATTTGACGAGGAGGAAGCGTTCGCCATCTTCTTTGCTTTTCAGGCTTTGACCTATTACCATTCGCACCCTTTCGACATCCACGTCGGGTCTGTCTCCCGCAAGCTGTATGCGGGCCTGCCCGAGGAGACGAAAAGAAAGGTGGATCGCCTGGATTCGGTGCTGGCCTTCTGGAGCCAAAAGAGAACCGTCCCGTCTCCCTTTCTCAAGGAGATCCTGGAGGCTGCCTCCGAGCAGCAACTGATCCTGATGAAATACGAGTCCAAATCAGTCAATACGGTAAGGGAAGTGGCTCCGCTAGGCATCTACGCAACCAACGGCTTCTGGTACATGCCGGCGTACGACCGGGCTTACGGGGAAATCCGCTTGTTTCGAACCGACCGGATGGTGTCCGTGGAACGAACGCAGCAGCCCTTCCCGCCGCAAATGCCTCTGCCCGACTGGCTGGAGCGGCATACGAGACAAACGCCGGAAGCGCCTGTTCGTCTGTACGTGGAGCTGACCCGGGAAGGCTTGAGGCAGTGCCGCAGCCAGCCATGGCTGGAGCCTTATATCGTAGCCGTCACCCCGGAGCAGGGCTATGTGGAAATGGAGATCGACCGGAAGGAATGGGAGTTCGTGACCCAGTACTTTTTTCGGCTGGGCACTTCCGTCAAAGTAATGGAGCCGCGCGAGATGGCGGACCACATAAGGAAGCAGGCCCATGAGCTTGTTCTCCATTATGCCGCTTCGGACGGGACTCCCCCAAGATGA
- a CDS encoding excinuclease ABC subunit UvrA, with product MKKDEAIRVVGAREKNLKGIHLTIPKKQITVFAGVSGSGKSALVFDTIAAESQRQLNESYSSFIRNRLPQYGHPEVEAIEHLPAAIVMNQKKIGGSARSTVGTVTDIYALLRLLFARFGRPFVGYSDVFSFNNPQGMCTECEGLGKVSTVNVDRLIDREKSLNEGALLFPTFMPGDVRWKRYVCTGLFDNDKKLKNYTDEKMDTLLYKSGFKPPHPTKGWPPTSLYEGVVPRIKRTFLNKDSRNAARYKEAIARIAAEETCDSCGGGRLNPRALSCRINGRNIADCAAMPIRELIGFIRRIRQPEARTVTEAIDKRLTHMLEIGLGYLSLNRETPSLSGGESQRIKMVRQLGSSLSDLLYIFDEPSIGLHPHDVGTINRLLQQLRDKGNTVLVVEHDPDVMQIADHFVEMGPKAGTNGGRIVFEGSLEQLKSAGTLTAEGLNRKPAFKSEVRPPAGWLAVEKAARNNLKEINVRFPAGAMTVVTGVAGSGKSTLMHQVFPELYPEAIFIDQGEIGASNRSNLATYTNIFDAVRQLFAKENGVGASLFSFNSQGACPSCKGLGTIYTDFAFMDTVAAVCEACRGMRYTEQVLSYRFRGKSIGNVLAMTVDEALRYFCEEEVVRPLQRLQEAGAGYLSLGQPLSTLSGGERQRVKLAAELEGSGMLYVLDEPTTGLHMADVDRLILLLNRLVERGCTLIVIEHNLQVISQADWMIDLGPGAGEEGGKVLFEGVPKESIGCAASLTGRALKMAVSGQ from the coding sequence ATGAAGAAGGATGAGGCCATTCGCGTCGTCGGGGCAAGGGAGAAGAATTTGAAGGGAATCCATCTCACGATCCCCAAAAAACAAATAACGGTGTTCGCGGGCGTTTCCGGCTCCGGCAAATCCGCCCTCGTATTTGATACGATCGCGGCGGAATCCCAGCGGCAATTGAACGAATCTTACTCGAGCTTTATCCGCAACCGGCTCCCCCAATACGGACATCCCGAGGTGGAGGCGATTGAGCATCTGCCAGCCGCTATTGTCATGAACCAGAAGAAAATCGGAGGGAGTGCCAGGTCCACGGTTGGGACGGTCACGGATATTTATGCGCTTCTGCGGCTGCTGTTTGCCCGCTTCGGCCGTCCATTCGTTGGATATTCGGACGTATTTTCTTTTAACAACCCGCAGGGCATGTGTACCGAATGCGAAGGTTTGGGAAAGGTGAGTACCGTCAACGTCGATCGGCTGATCGACAGGGAGAAATCGCTGAACGAGGGAGCCCTGCTGTTCCCGACCTTCATGCCCGGCGACGTCCGTTGGAAAAGATATGTTTGTACCGGTCTGTTCGATAACGACAAAAAATTGAAGAATTACACAGACGAGAAGATGGATACGCTTCTGTATAAAAGCGGATTCAAGCCGCCGCATCCGACCAAGGGCTGGCCTCCGACATCGCTGTACGAAGGGGTGGTTCCGCGCATCAAGCGCACGTTTCTTAATAAGGACTCGAGGAATGCGGCGAGGTATAAGGAAGCCATAGCCCGAATCGCAGCCGAGGAGACATGCGATTCCTGCGGCGGCGGCCGTTTGAATCCGCGCGCATTGTCCTGCCGGATCAACGGCAGAAACATTGCCGATTGCGCGGCTATGCCGATCCGCGAGCTTATCGGGTTCATCCGCAGGATCCGGCAGCCGGAAGCCCGGACGGTTACGGAAGCGATCGATAAACGCCTGACTCATATGCTGGAGATTGGCCTTGGCTATTTGAGTCTGAACCGCGAAACGCCCAGCTTGTCGGGCGGCGAATCGCAACGGATCAAGATGGTGCGTCAGCTCGGCAGCAGCCTGAGCGATCTGCTGTATATTTTTGACGAGCCCAGTATCGGGCTCCATCCGCACGACGTCGGCACGATTAACCGGCTCTTGCAGCAGCTGCGAGATAAAGGCAATACCGTTCTGGTCGTGGAACATGACCCGGACGTTATGCAAATTGCCGATCACTTCGTCGAAATGGGGCCGAAAGCAGGAACGAACGGCGGAAGAATTGTATTCGAAGGCAGCTTGGAACAATTAAAGTCAGCGGGCACCTTGACAGCCGAAGGCTTGAACCGCAAGCCCGCCTTCAAAAGCGAGGTCAGGCCGCCAGCCGGCTGGCTTGCTGTAGAGAAGGCGGCTAGAAATAATTTGAAAGAGATAAATGTTCGGTTTCCGGCTGGTGCCATGACCGTCGTTACCGGAGTGGCGGGATCGGGAAAGAGCACCTTGATGCATCAGGTCTTTCCGGAGCTTTACCCGGAAGCGATCTTCATCGACCAAGGGGAAATCGGGGCGTCCAACCGTTCCAATCTCGCTACGTACACCAACATTTTCGACGCGGTAAGACAGCTGTTTGCAAAGGAAAATGGGGTAGGCGCCTCCTTGTTCAGTTTCAACTCGCAGGGGGCCTGCCCAAGCTGCAAGGGCTTGGGGACGATTTATACCGATTTTGCTTTTATGGATACGGTCGCCGCTGTTTGTGAAGCCTGCCGGGGAATGCGTTATACGGAACAAGTGCTGTCCTATCGCTTCCGTGGAAAAAGCATCGGCAACGTCCTGGCCATGACCGTCGATGAGGCGCTCCGCTATTTTTGCGAGGAAGAAGTGGTACGGCCGCTCCAACGACTGCAGGAGGCCGGCGCCGGTTATTTGTCATTGGGGCAGCCGCTCAGCACCTTGTCGGGCGGTGAGCGGCAGCGGGTCAAGCTGGCTGCGGAGCTGGAAGGCAGCGGGATGCTTTATGTGCTGGATGAGCCGACGACAGGACTGCATATGGCGGATGTGGACCGGCTTATTCTCCTGCTGAATCGTCTCGTGGAGCGGGGCTGCACCTTGATCGTGATCGAGCATAATCTGCAGGTGATCAGCCAAGCCGACTGGATGATTGATCTTGGTCCCGGTGCGGGTGAGGAAGGAGGGAAAGTCCTGTTTGAAGGCGTACCGAAAGAGAGCATCGGCTGCGCAGCCTCGTTGACAGGCCGGGCTCTAAAAATGGCTGTCTCCGGTCAATAG
- a CDS encoding aminotransferase class I/II-fold pyridoxal phosphate-dependent enzyme: MNPLAQSLNETIEQGNPHVYSMLSKLGKEIYFPKVGILSQSAEAKSKAKKYNATIGTALENGKPMHLNVIQETLSAYKPVDLYPYAPPEGKPELRAAWREKMLQENPSMEGRAFSQPIVTNALTHGLSIVADLFAEKGDKVIIPDKNWENYELTFGIRREAEIVNYPLYNEAGTFNADGLRQAILDQKDAGKAIVVLNFPNNPTGYTPGASEGREIVAALKDGAEAGINLVVVTDDAYFGLFFENSLHESLFGQLIDLHPRLLPIKVDGATKEEYVWGFRVGFITYGGNGAGVLSALEQKTLGIIRATISSGPHPSQTFVLHALTSPDFHAQKEEKFAIMKGRANKVKDVLDSGKYDGAWEYYPFNSGYFMCLKLKTVHAEELRQHLLNEYGVGTIALGETDLRVAFSCIEENGIEELFDLIHRGVQDLQKRP, encoded by the coding sequence ATGAATCCACTGGCGCAATCCCTGAATGAAACGATTGAACAAGGCAATCCCCACGTTTACTCCATGCTGTCTAAGCTTGGCAAGGAAATTTATTTCCCCAAGGTCGGCATCCTGAGCCAATCCGCCGAAGCGAAATCGAAAGCCAAGAAGTACAACGCCACCATCGGGACCGCTCTGGAGAACGGCAAGCCGATGCATCTGAACGTCATCCAGGAAACCCTTTCGGCTTACAAGCCGGTGGATCTGTACCCCTACGCGCCGCCCGAAGGCAAGCCTGAGCTTCGCGCCGCTTGGCGGGAGAAGATGCTCCAGGAGAATCCCTCCATGGAAGGCCGGGCCTTCAGCCAGCCGATCGTAACCAATGCGCTCACCCACGGGCTCAGCATCGTGGCCGACCTGTTCGCGGAGAAAGGCGACAAGGTCATCATTCCGGACAAAAACTGGGAGAATTACGAGCTGACCTTCGGCATTCGCCGCGAAGCCGAAATCGTGAACTATCCTTTATATAATGAAGCGGGAACCTTCAATGCTGACGGACTCCGCCAGGCGATCCTCGACCAGAAGGACGCGGGTAAGGCCATCGTGGTGCTGAACTTCCCGAACAATCCGACCGGCTATACACCCGGAGCGTCGGAAGGACGCGAGATCGTGGCCGCCCTTAAGGATGGAGCCGAAGCGGGGATCAACCTCGTGGTGGTCACCGATGACGCCTACTTCGGGCTGTTCTTCGAGAACTCTCTTCACGAGTCGCTGTTCGGGCAGCTGATCGACCTGCACCCCCGCCTGCTCCCCATTAAGGTGGACGGGGCGACGAAGGAAGAATATGTCTGGGGCTTCCGCGTAGGCTTCATCACGTACGGCGGCAACGGGGCCGGCGTTCTGTCCGCTCTTGAGCAGAAGACGCTCGGCATTATCCGCGCCACCATCTCGAGCGGACCGCACCCTTCCCAGACGTTCGTGCTGCATGCCCTCACCTCGCCGGACTTCCACGCCCAGAAGGAAGAGAAGTTCGCGATCATGAAAGGGCGTGCGAACAAGGTCAAGGACGTGCTGGACAGCGGGAAATACGACGGCGCCTGGGAGTACTACCCGTTTAATTCCGGCTATTTCATGTGCCTGAAGCTGAAGACGGTACATGCCGAAGAACTGCGCCAGCATCTCCTTAACGAGTACGGCGTCGGAACCATAGCTCTCGGAGAGACGGATCTGCGCGTTGCGTTCTCCTGCATCGAAGAAAACGGCATCGAAGAGCTGTTCGACCTTATCCATCGGGGAGTTCAGGATCTGCAGAAACGGCCGTAG
- a CDS encoding pyridoxamine 5'-phosphate oxidase family protein yields MRRNEFAVNELQEIEDFLGEMTFGFLAMEGRDGWPAVTPLNYVYTEEKLYFHGSRAGSKMDDLKASGRCTFQVAKEYALIPSYFSDSRLACPATSYFKSVQLRGTAAPVEDLEEKARALSAFMVKLQPEGGYDPISTDDKNYRAALKGVAVVRLEVEEISAKFKFGQNLKEPAREQVAGALENRGLALDPETAALMRKYCPAHRGAVLE; encoded by the coding sequence ATGAGAAGAAACGAATTCGCCGTAAATGAGCTGCAGGAAATCGAGGACTTTCTGGGGGAGATGACCTTCGGCTTCCTCGCCATGGAGGGAAGGGACGGATGGCCTGCCGTTACCCCGCTCAATTATGTGTATACGGAAGAAAAGCTCTATTTCCACGGAAGCCGGGCGGGTAGCAAGATGGACGATCTTAAAGCATCCGGCCGCTGCACCTTCCAGGTGGCCAAGGAATATGCCCTGATCCCTTCCTATTTCTCGGATTCCCGGTTAGCCTGTCCCGCTACTTCCTATTTCAAATCCGTTCAGCTTCGGGGAACGGCTGCTCCGGTAGAGGATTTGGAAGAGAAAGCCCGCGCCCTGTCCGCTTTTATGGTGAAGCTCCAGCCCGAAGGAGGATACGACCCCATCTCAACGGACGATAAAAATTACCGGGCCGCGCTGAAGGGGGTGGCCGTGGTTAGACTGGAGGTAGAAGAGATCAGCGCCAAATTCAAATTCGGCCAGAACCTGAAGGAGCCCGCTCGCGAGCAGGTGGCCGGAGCCTTGGAGAACCGCGGGCTGGCGCTTGACCCGGAAACCGCCGCCTTGATGAGAAAATACTGCCCCGCCCACCGCGGAGCGGTGCTGGAGTAA
- the pdxR gene encoding MocR-like pyridoxine biosynthesis transcription factor PdxR, giving the protein MRKQHRTKSLALYHALKEAMTAGTVGKGTRLPSSRELAALYGLSRGTVNEVYDMLSAEGYVESVRGSGTFAAYEGSNPAQAQERREEIRLSAWGKRAAAQPDRWGPGGNPARISLTPGMPDLTLFPYAEWNRALHAQVRERADSPEGDPEGFYPLREMVARHLRRARGMTVEAGDVVIVNGSMQAIALLTQLLVDEGDPVVVENPGYGGIHAAVRTAGGRLLAAPVDDRGLRVEDWDARLLFVTPGRHFPTGAVLPLVRRQQLLEWAGRRKAVIVEDDYDSEFRHRGRPIEPLKLLDREGRVVFIGTFSKTMLPGLRIGYAVLPPGLKEAFVRAKQLYEPFPSGLLEQRALAAFLQSGHYERHLRRMKRVYSRKFALLEEELRNRLGFLFEPVPSDSGLHLFAWWKGSAEEFEAFRRACAEEGVRWSGTEGGFLEGYRPSALFGFSHLSEAELAEAVEIMARTGSAVLLRRPSGSTGPSGARGQKLKNYQSPT; this is encoded by the coding sequence ATGAGAAAACAGCATCGGACGAAGTCGCTTGCGCTCTATCATGCGCTGAAGGAGGCGATGACGGCAGGAACGGTCGGAAAAGGGACGCGGCTGCCTTCGAGCCGGGAGCTGGCGGCGCTCTACGGCTTGTCCCGGGGCACCGTGAACGAGGTGTACGATATGCTTTCGGCGGAAGGCTACGTCGAGAGTGTGCGGGGGAGCGGCACCTTTGCCGCTTATGAAGGATCGAACCCGGCGCAGGCCCAGGAACGGAGGGAGGAGATCCGGTTGTCCGCCTGGGGGAAGAGGGCGGCGGCCCAGCCGGACCGGTGGGGCCCCGGCGGGAATCCCGCCCGGATCTCGCTCACGCCGGGCATGCCGGACCTTACCCTCTTTCCCTATGCGGAATGGAACCGGGCCCTTCATGCCCAGGTGCGGGAGCGGGCAGACTCCCCGGAAGGCGACCCGGAGGGCTTCTACCCGCTTCGGGAAATGGTGGCCCGCCACCTGCGGCGCGCCCGCGGGATGACCGTCGAAGCCGGTGACGTGGTCATTGTCAACGGCTCGATGCAGGCCATCGCGCTGCTCACCCAGCTGCTCGTGGACGAAGGCGACCCGGTGGTCGTGGAGAATCCCGGCTACGGCGGGATTCATGCGGCCGTCCGGACCGCCGGGGGCCGGCTGCTGGCTGCACCGGTGGACGACCGCGGCCTCCGCGTGGAGGACTGGGACGCGCGCCTGCTCTTCGTCACGCCGGGCCGCCACTTCCCGACCGGCGCCGTCCTGCCGCTTGTGCGCCGCCAGCAGCTGCTCGAATGGGCCGGCCGGCGGAAGGCGGTCATCGTCGAGGACGACTATGACAGCGAATTCCGCCACCGGGGCCGGCCGATCGAGCCGCTGAAGCTGCTCGACCGCGAAGGGCGGGTCGTCTTCATCGGCACCTTCTCGAAGACGATGCTGCCCGGCCTGCGCATCGGCTACGCGGTGCTGCCGCCCGGGCTGAAGGAGGCCTTCGTGCGGGCGAAGCAGCTGTACGAGCCGTTCCCTTCGGGGCTTTTGGAGCAGCGGGCGCTGGCCGCTTTTCTCCAGAGCGGCCACTACGAGCGGCACCTGCGGCGGATGAAGCGCGTGTACAGCCGGAAGTTCGCCCTGCTCGAGGAGGAGCTGCGGAATCGGCTCGGCTTCCTGTTCGAGCCGGTGCCTTCCGACTCGGGGCTGCATCTGTTTGCGTGGTGGAAAGGAAGCGCCGAGGAGTTCGAGGCGTTCCGCCGGGCTTGCGCGGAGGAGGGTGTCCGGTGGAGCGGAACCGAGGGGGGCTTTCTCGAGGGGTACCGGCCGTCGGCCCTATTCGGGTTCTCGCATCTCAGCGAAGCCGAACTGGCCGAGGCCGTCGAAATCATGGCGCGGACAGGAAGCGCCGTACTCCTTCGAAGACCGTCCGGTAGTACCGGTCCGAGTGGGGCACGAGGGCAGAAATTGAAAAATTATCAATCTCCGACGTAA
- a CDS encoding Ger(x)C family spore germination C-terminal domain-containing protein — MTKAILVFLSLVLLTGCWDQMPLRKLRMVDMVGLDLGENDRGVVLENVVTRLKKAGQGEGEPQSETTEFKNSSVLEAVGQSEYVESGPFININTRLYLMSDRFAMHDPVKELAFLLRAPYTIINSPVVIFEGSVTQLFKKGQTDTESLIEFVRLLDKNRILRNVSMMKLILSKADPLEDLALPLLGPSDSGVKLRGALLFRQGRSTGRKLDDDQVRMLALLSGVYQGRQRFTGKLAESDIGEHSMQDLPNSVPYGFSVKRGNTKIQISPRSDGMPNITLQIRLQLNAFYLGQEVQSIKADYVSQMEKALSKHLENKAMQTIENLQKANCDVLGIGNQIKAYHPNIWKSLDWRKDYSKLTIEPVFHVKILNPEEI, encoded by the coding sequence ATGACAAAAGCCATTCTCGTCTTCTTGTCGCTTGTACTATTGACCGGTTGCTGGGATCAAATGCCGCTGCGAAAACTCCGCATGGTGGATATGGTCGGTTTGGATTTGGGCGAGAACGACCGAGGCGTCGTGCTCGAGAATGTTGTCACGAGACTCAAAAAAGCCGGCCAAGGAGAAGGAGAACCTCAATCAGAAACGACGGAGTTCAAAAACTCGAGTGTTCTGGAAGCGGTCGGACAGAGTGAATACGTAGAGAGCGGACCTTTCATAAACATCAATACGAGGCTGTATTTGATGAGCGACAGGTTTGCCATGCACGATCCCGTGAAAGAACTTGCCTTTTTGCTTCGGGCTCCTTATACCATAATTAACTCCCCGGTAGTCATTTTTGAGGGCTCCGTAACCCAACTTTTCAAAAAAGGTCAAACGGACACCGAAAGCCTGATCGAATTCGTCAGGTTGCTGGATAAAAACCGCATCTTGCGCAATGTTTCCATGATGAAATTGATTTTGTCAAAAGCAGATCCTTTGGAGGATCTGGCACTGCCTTTGCTCGGACCATCCGACTCCGGGGTTAAACTGCGAGGGGCACTCTTGTTCAGGCAAGGAAGGAGTACCGGAAGAAAACTGGATGATGATCAAGTTAGAATGTTGGCGCTTCTTTCAGGTGTTTACCAAGGCAGGCAAAGGTTTACAGGAAAGTTAGCGGAAAGCGACATCGGCGAACATTCAATGCAGGATCTTCCGAACAGCGTCCCCTACGGTTTTTCGGTCAAAAGAGGGAACACGAAAATCCAGATTTCCCCCCGTTCCGACGGCATGCCCAACATCACCCTGCAAATCCGGTTGCAGCTTAATGCTTTTTATCTGGGCCAAGAAGTTCAATCAATTAAAGCGGATTATGTTAGCCAAATGGAAAAGGCGCTTAGTAAACATCTGGAGAACAAGGCAATGCAAACGATTGAGAACTTGCAGAAAGCGAATTGTGATGTTCTCGGTATCGGAAACCAAATCAAGGCCTATCATCCCAACATATGGAAATCCCTGGATTGGCGCAAAGATTATTCGAAGCTGACGATCGAACCTGTCTTCCATGTGAAGATCCTTAACCCAGAGGAAATCTAA
- a CDS encoding GerAB/ArcD/ProY family transporter yields the protein MIHLKQISLTRLFVLVVLTQIGVHVLSIPYEESRKSGYDAWISVLVGGAIAQAAILIIYALGKNYADQPFPRYLSSIVGKPLASILNILLAVYFLESSLLVTVSYTDVINRWVLFTTPWFVIFGFMLFIAAYIASSSLRSLAVVSQTIMVMFLIGCAIVIFSGGLEEGDFRHFLPIGAHGAGSIMLDSFRAFWAYAGYELLLYVFPYVKYRKKRDVLIALSAANGVTTLFYLLISVIVLYSLSENQLRFVPEPMVFILRQFKWPVVQNLDILFMMLWLSVTLVTAYVYLFMAARYLAFVGTKEIQKHTLLVWILAFLCFAAGFWGSDRHRMLQFANYHNTSTAIAIVLIPTILLIVSRIRRGR from the coding sequence ATGATTCATCTAAAACAAATTTCCCTAACAAGACTATTTGTCCTCGTTGTGTTGACTCAAATTGGCGTTCACGTTTTGTCGATACCGTATGAAGAATCCCGTAAATCGGGGTACGATGCATGGATATCCGTGCTGGTCGGGGGAGCGATCGCTCAAGCCGCCATACTGATTATTTATGCGCTCGGTAAGAATTATGCCGATCAGCCGTTTCCCCGATACTTGTCCTCGATCGTCGGCAAGCCATTGGCATCCATCCTCAATATCCTACTTGCGGTTTATTTCTTGGAGTCAAGCCTCTTGGTAACGGTCTCTTACACGGACGTGATCAACCGGTGGGTATTGTTTACGACGCCCTGGTTTGTCATATTTGGGTTCATGTTATTCATCGCGGCCTATATTGCATCGTCCTCCCTTCGCTCACTGGCCGTTGTCTCCCAAACCATAATGGTGATGTTTCTGATCGGATGCGCCATTGTGATATTCAGCGGTGGACTGGAAGAAGGAGACTTCCGTCATTTTCTGCCGATCGGCGCTCATGGTGCTGGGTCGATAATGTTGGATTCCTTTCGGGCATTCTGGGCGTATGCGGGATATGAACTTCTCCTTTATGTTTTCCCTTATGTAAAGTACCGAAAAAAAAGAGATGTTCTGATTGCCCTGTCGGCCGCCAACGGAGTCACAACCTTGTTTTACTTATTGATATCGGTGATTGTGTTATACAGCCTTAGCGAGAATCAGCTCAGATTCGTTCCTGAACCGATGGTTTTCATTTTGCGTCAATTCAAATGGCCGGTTGTGCAAAACCTCGATATTCTATTCATGATGCTATGGCTCTCGGTAACGTTGGTGACGGCTTACGTTTATTTGTTCATGGCCGCACGTTATCTTGCTTTCGTCGGAACCAAAGAAATTCAAAAGCATACTCTTCTTGTTTGGATTTTGGCTTTCCTTTGCTTTGCCGCGGGATTCTGGGGTTCGGACCGCCATCGTATGCTTCAATTCGCCAATTACCATAACACGTCTACAGCCATCGCAATTGTCTTGATTCCAACCATCCTGCTAATTGTTTCGAGAATACGGAGAGGACGGTAA